The Thermodesulfobacterium sp. TA1 sequence TCAATCTTTTCTTTACCAATCTTTAAAAGGTTTTTGCCAGGCTTCTTTCAGTTCTTTAAGAGGTTCTCTAATCAATACTTTTTCTCCAAAGCCTTTTATCATCAGATAAGGTTCTTCGGTAGTCTCTCCTATAAGTGAAAAAGGAAGCCCCTGCATAAGGGCTTCAAAGTCTTGAGCTTTTTCTTTTTTTACCGTAACCACTATTCTTCCTGGGCTTTCGGAAAAAAGGATAAAGTCTTCTCTTTTTTCTCCTTGATAGGCAACGGCTGTGAGGTCTACTATTATCCCAAAACCACCAGAAAAGGCCTTTTCAGCCAAACATACCGCTAAACCACCATCTGACACATCATGAGCCGAAGATACCAGCCCGGCATAGATGGCATTCCTTAATCTTAAATAGAGTTTTTTGTTAATAAAAGCATCAGGTTTAGGAACAAAACCTCCCTTTATTCCAACCAAATTTAAGTATTCTGAACCGGCAAGTTCTTCTTTGGTTAAACCTAAAAGATATACCAGATCTCCTGGAGCTTTTACCTCCATCGTTTGGGCAAAAGTAACCTTAGGAATGACGGCTACTACAGAAAAAAGAAGGGTAGGGGGGATAGAGATTTTTAAGCTTCCGTCAGGAAGTATAGTTCCTACACCATAGGGATTAGGTTCGTTTGGGTTTAACCCAAGTCCCATCAAATAGTCATTTTTCATCGAGTCTTTTCCTGAAATACAAGGCACCCCATAGGCTTTAGTAAAATCGTAAAGAGCCATGTTAGCCCTTACTAATTGGGCTAACTTATAACGTCCATCTGGATTTTTTTCTCCTTCTACAGGGTCACACCAACAGAAGTTATCAAGACCTGCCATATGTTCTAAGTCAGCCCCTACACATACAGCATTTCTTATAGCCTCATCGATAGCATTGGCAACCATCCAGTAAGTATCATAATCTGAAAACTTAGGACATATTCCATGAGAGACCACTATCCCACGTTCAGAAGTGAGGTCATAACGAAGGACAGCCGCATCACTTGGGCCGTCGTTTTCAGCCCCAACCAAGGGCTTGATCACACTCCCTCCTTGCACCTCATGGTCATATTGCCTTACTACATATTCTTTAGAACAGATGTTGTAAGAACTTAACAGATTTTTAAGGATATCTCCATAATCTTTAGGAGGTTCAAAATCAAGTTTTTCAGGATAACTTGGGGTTTTCCATTCAGCAAAAAGTTTTAACTGAGGCACCCCTTCGTGTAAAAACTCTAAAGGCAAGTAGGCTACGGTTTGGTCTTGATATTTTACATGAAAATAGCCAGAATCGGTAAACTTGCCTAAGACCGTAGCTAAAACCCCCATTTTTTCAGCCAGTTCTAAAAACCTTCTGATTTTATCTGGAGGCACAGCCAGGGTCATCCTTTCCTGACTTTCTGAAACAAGAATCTCCCAAGGACGTAGCCCAGGATATTTTAAAGGGGCTTTAGCCAAGTCTATCTCAGCCCCACCTGATTCCTTAGCCATTTCCCCTACAGAAGAGGACAAACCACCTGCTCCATTATCGGTAATAGAGGTATAAAGGTTTTCTTCTCGGGCCTTAAGGATAAAATCTACCATCTTCTTCTGGGTGATAGGGTCTCCTATCTGTACCGCTGTTGCAGGAGAACCTTCATGTAAAGCCTCAGAAGAAAAGGTAGCCCCATGTATCCCGTCTTTACCTATTTTACCACCTATCATTACTACTAAGTCGTTAGGGTTAGCCTTTTTCTTCCAAGAAGGTTTATCTTTTAGGTAAAAAGGTAAAAGCCCTCCTGTTCCGCAGTAAACAAGAGGTTTGCCTAAATATCTTGGGTCAAACACGATAGAACCGTTTATAGTAGGGATACCGCTTTGGTTGCCTCCGTGTTCTACCCCTTCTCTTACCCCTTCAAAAATCCTTTTAGGATGAAGGATCCTGGGAGGTAAAGGCTTGTTCCAGTTAGGCGGGGCAAAGCAAAACACATCGGTATTAAAAATCAGCTTAGCCCCCATACCAGTGCCTAAGGGGTCTCTGTTTACCCCTACTATCCCGGTTAAGGCACCACCGTATGGGTCAAGGGCTGAAGGGCTGTTGTGAGTTTCTACTTTAAAGGCTAAAGCCCATTTTTCATCAAGCTTGATTACCCCGGCATTATCGACAAAAACAGATAGACAAAAATCCTTCTCTCCTTTTTCTCTTCTGATTTCCTCGGTTGAAGCCTTGATGTAAGTTTTAAAAAGACTGTCTATTTCTTTTTCTTCGCCGGTTTCTAAATCTTTGTAAAAGATTTTAGCGTTAAAGATTTTATGCTTACAGTGCTCAGACCAGGTCTGAGCAAGACTTTCAAGTTCAACGTCGGTGATTTCTTCTGAGAGCCCAACCGCTTTCCTTGCTTTTATAAACCCAGGGTTTGAAAAAAACTCCTGAATTTTTCTCATTTCTTCTAAATTTAAGGCTAAGAGCCTTTCTTTTGAAAGCTTAAGTAGTTCTTCGTCTGAGAGGGTTTTAAGATTAAAACGTTCCACCACCGGAGGAAAATATTCGGTAACCCTGGGCACAGGATAACTAAATCCGTTTTTTTCTAAAAACTCCTTTTTGTTGAGGATAAACCATCTTTCTATCAACTCATTGGCAAGTAGTTCCTTAGCTATCTTTTCTACATCATCTTTTGAAAGACTACCTTTTATTAAAAACTGCTTAGCAAAGTAAACACCTTCTTTTTGCGGGTCTAAAGGTCTTTCAAGAAGGTAAGACAGGGCCTCCTCAGCGGTTTTACCCTCGTTGTCCGTAACCCCAGGTCTATATCCTATTTCTAAAGCCCAATCAAAATCAACCCCTAAATTTAGGGCAATCGGTTGAGCTAAGGTATAAACCTGAATGACCGGGTCGCAAAGGGCAGACTGAGCAAACCTTTCTAAAAGTTCAAAGCTAAAATCCCCTTCTATCAGATAAACCTTGATAAAAGTTACTTTTTCAACCTTAAGGTTTAGGTCTGTGAAAATCTTTTTTTGGACTTTAAGTCCAAAAACGTCTTTAATTTCTGGTTTAATCGCAACTTCTATTCTCACCGCTTTCATAAGTTTTGAATATATCATTTTTTAATCGTTTTTTCAATCCCTAAAGACAAGGCTAAAAATTTTTTATTTTTTCCATCCCAGCTGTAAAGCAAAGGACCTTTTCTTTTCAAGTCTTGACTAAACGTAAGAAGGGTTTATTTTAAAATTCGTTTTATAATAAAACTTAAAAATTAAAAAGCTTATAAGGGGGATTAAGTTTTATGCCTATTTATGAGTTTAAATGTGAGGAATGCGGAGAGGTTTTTGAAGAACTTGTTTTGGGTTCAACCGAAGAGATAAGATGTAAAAAATGTAAGAGCCCTAAGGTAACCAAGCTTATGTCTCAAGTAGCTTTTAAGACTGGGTCTAAGTTTGTAAGCTCGGCAGGTTCTGCCTGTAGCACCTGTAAAAGCGGAAAATGTAGTAGCTGTGGATAAATGCTAAAAATGGAGGTTTTGTGGAGATAAGGGTTGGTACCAGAGGAAGTAAGTTAGCTTTAGCACAAACCGAGTGGGTAATCGCTCGTCTGAAAAAAGTTTTTCCAGACCTAACCTTTGAAAAGGTTATCATTAAAACTACAGGGGACAAAATTTTAGATGCTCCGTTAAGTAAAATCGGTGGCAAAGGGCTTTTTGTTAAAGAAATAGAAGAGGCGCTCTTAAGAGGAGAAATAGATTTAGCAGTCCATAGCCTTAAAGACGTACCTTCTTTTTTAGCCGAAGGACTGGAAATCTCTTGTATTCCTGAAAGAGAGTCTCCTTTTGATGTATGGGTTTCAGATTATGCCTTCTCAGAACTTCCGCCTAACTCAAAAGTAGGAACAAGCAGTCTGAGAAGGATGACCCAGCTAAAAAAACTTAGAAAAGACTTAGAAATTTTACCCTTAAGAGGTAATGTGGACACCCGTTTAAGAAAATGGAGAGAAGGACAATATGCAGGCATTGTGCTTGCTGAAGCAGGATTAAAAAGATTAAGTCTATCTATAGAATACACAAGATTTACTATAGATGAGTTGATCCCAGCAGTAGGGCAGGGTGCCTTGGCGATAGAAACAAGAAAGGATGACCTTAAGATTAAAACTTTTCTTTCTGCCCTTCATCACAAGCCTACTGAAATATGTATAAGGGCTGAAAGGGCTTTTTTAAAAACCTTAGAGGGAGGTTGTCAGGTTCCTCTTGGGGCTTATGCCTGGCTTGAAGGTGATGAACTTTTTATGGTGGGTTTTATCAGTGATTTAGAAGGAGAAAGGTTTTATAAGTATAAAGAAAAAGGAGACCCGCAAAACCCTGAAGCCTTAGGAGAAAGACTGGCTAAACACCTTCTGTCCTTAGGTGGAGATAAGATTTTAGCTGAAATATATCAGGGGATTTAAAAAGGGAACTTAGAAAGGAGATGTTTTATGACCCAAGGGAAGGTATATTTAGTAGGTGCTGGCCCAGGTGACCCACAACTTTTTACCCTTAAAGGCAAAAAACTCTTAGAACAGGCAGATGTGGTGGTTTACGACTATTTGGCTAACCCAAAACTTCTTTCTTTTTGTAAAGAAGGGGTAGAAAAAATTTACGTAGGTAAAAAAGGGGGGGACCATACTTTACCTCAAGAGGAAATTAATAGACTGTTGGTTGAAAAAGCTAAGGAAGGAAAAATAGTAGTAAGGCTAAAAGGAGGAGACCCTTTTCTTTTTGGGAGAGGAGGAGAAGAATTAGAAGAGCTTTTTAAGGAAGGCATCCCGTTTGAGGTGGTACCTGGGGTTACCTCTGCTATAGCAGTTCCAGCTTATGCCGGTATTCCTGTTACCCATAGAAATTATACCTCAACCCTTGCCATCATCACCGGTCATGAGGCAGAAGGTAAACCTGAGAGCAAGATAGATTTTAAAGCCTTGGCAAGGCTTGGGACTTTAGTTTTTTTGATGGGGGTTAAAAATCTCCCTTATATCGTAGAAAATTTGATAAAAGAAGGAAAAGACCCAAAAACTCCGGTAGCCTTAATTCAGTGGGGCACCTTACCTAAACAAAAGGTAGCTACCGGATGTTTAGAAAACATCGTAGAAGAGGCAGAACGGGTTGGAATAAAGCCTCCTGCCATAATAGTAGTAGGTGAGGTGGTAAAATTAAGGTCTCAGTTTAGTTGGTTTGAGAAAAAACCTCTTTTGGGTAAGCGTATAGCGGTTACCCGCACCAGAGAGCAGGCAAGCAAGCTTACTTCTTTGCTTGAAGAGCTTGGGTCAGAGGTGGTCGAACTTCCTTTAATAAAGGTTGAACCTATTTATGAGCTTAGTTTTTTAGAAAGACTAAACCTTTATGATTGGCTGGTTTTGACTTCAGAAAACGGAGTTAGGTTTTTTATAAAGGCCCTTTTAGAAAGCGGAAAAGACTTAAGAGCCTTAAAGGATATAAAAATAGCGGTGATAGGGAAGGCAACCGCTGAAGCTTTAGAAAAATGGGGAATTAGACCTGACCTTATGCCTGAGAAAAATTATACTCAAGAAGGACTTTTAGAGGCATTTTCTAAGGTAGACCTTAAAGGTAAAAAAGTGCTTCTTGCTCGGGCAAAAGAGGCAAGGGATGTTTTACCTCAGGGATTAGAAAAGTTTGGGGCTTTGGTAGATGTAATCCCACTTTATCAGACCGTTCTTCCAGAAGAAACCAGAGATATTTTTAAACAAGAGATAAAACACGGTATAGAGGTTATTACCTTTACCAGTTCTTCGACCGTTAAAAACTTTTTTAAGCTTTTGTCAGAACTAAACCAACCAGTAGACCTGAAAAATGTGATTTTTGCTTCTATCGGCCCTATAACTTCTCAAGAACTTATTAACCACGGCATCATCCCTCAGATTGAGGCTAAAGAATATACGATAAAAGGTTTGGTAGAAGCCCTTTTGAGTTATTTTAAAAGTTAAATCTTTTTAAAAACTTTTTTAAAGGATGATAGGGAGGTAAAAGATGAAAGAGGAAATTAAAAAGGCGTTAGACCTTATAAAAAGAGGAACGGTTGACCTGATAGAAGAAGAGGAGCTAATAAAGAAGCTTGAAAGGTCTTACAAAGAGGGGAAGCCTCTCAAAATAAAGGCAGGTTTTGACCCTACAGCCCCTGACCTTCATCTTGGCCATACGGTGCTTTTAAGAAAAATGAAACAGTTTCAGGATCTTGGGCATGAAGTCTATTTTTTGATAGGGGATTTTACCGCCATGATAGGAGACCCTACCGGAAGGTCTGAAACCCGTCCACCTCTTACTAAAGAGCAGGTTTTAGAGAATGCAAAAACTTATAAAGAGCAGGTTTTTAAGATTTTAGACCCTGAAAAAACCAAAATCGTTTTTAACAGTCAGTGGTTGGCTAAAATGAACGCCGAAGACATGATAAGACTTTGTGCTAAGTATACCGTTGCAAGGATACTTGAAAGAGAAGATTTTAAGAAAAGATTTGAAAGCGGGCTTCCTATCAGCATTCATGAGCTTATTTATCCTCTTTTTCAGGCTTATGATTCTGTTGCCCTTGAGGCAGACGTAGAGTTGGGAGGTACAGACCAGCTTTTTAACCTTTTAATCGGAAGGGACATTCAGAGAGAATACGGGCAAGAGCCACAGGTTATTCTTACGCTACCGATATTAGAGGGGCTTGACGGAGTTCAGAAGATGAGCAAAAGCCTTGGCAACTATGTAGGGATTATGGAGCCTCCTCAAGAGATGTTTGGTAAGCTTATGTCTATCCCTGATGAGCTTATGTGGAAATACTATCTCCTTCTTACTGAGTTTTCAGAAGAAGAGATAGAAAAGATGAAAACTTCGGTAGAGAAGGGAGACCTACATCCTAAGGAAGCAAAGAAAAGGTTAGCAAGCTACATAGTTTCTCAGTTTCATTCAAAAGAGGCAGCTCTTAAAGCAGAAGAAGAGTTTGAGAGGGTTTTTAGCAGAAAAGAACTTCCTACCGAGGTGCCTACCATAAATATACCTGCAGGTAAGATATGGGTTCCTGGTTTGTTGAAAGATCAAGGTTTAGTAAAAAGTAATTCTGAAGCAAGACGTCTTATTGCTCAAAAGGCTATAGATTTAAACAAAGAGGTTTTAACCCAAGAAGAAATAGAGCTCTCACCAGGAGAATATGTATTTAGAGTAGGAAAAAAGAAGTTTCTAAAGGTAGTAGTAATTTAGTGTTAAGGTAAGAAGGTTGCGGACATAGGAGCTTTATTCCACTTGAGATTGTGGACTTAGAGACCTAAGGCAATGATTTTATGAGAAAACTTTATACTTTATGTTGAAAGCGATATAGAGGTAATGACAAAGATACAAAACCAAAGGAAGGCAGAAAAATGAGATAATGAATAGCTAAAATAAATAAGTAAGTTGATAGGTAATTTGCGTTGAAATCTAAGATTAAACAAATTTTATCAGAGATTTTTGTCTTAAACACAAAACCTGAGAGTATAAGATATGCCTTAATAAGATCTTCTTTTTTAAACCTTTTTGCAAGGTTTGCAGGTTATCTAAAGCACTTAGCTATTGCTATCCTTCTTGGCTTTAGCTATCAAACCGATGCGGTTTTTATGGCTTTATCCCTGCTTGGGATTTTTCTTATCTTTGCTGATGTCTTTGACTCAATAGGAGTCCCAAATTTAGTTGAGGCAAGACTCCAAGGAGAAGAAGCCTTTAAAAAGTTATCAGCCCTTTTACTTACCTTTACTCTAATTTTAGCTTCTTTTTTGTCTCTCCTTTCAATAGTGCTTTTTCCCCTTATAAAACAAATTCCTATAGGTTTTAGCAAAGAGGCTAAAGACTACTTAGAAGTTTCCTACTTTTTCCTTCTTCCATATCTTTTTTTAAACTTTATTTTTCATCATTTTGGGGCAATCCTAAGAAGCCTTCGCAGGTTTACTGAGTATTTTTTAGGAGAACTAATTTTTTCGGTTTCAAGTTTTATTTTAACGGCCTTAGGTCTTTATTTTTTTCGCGATTTTAGAGTGATTCCTATCTCTTTTTCGATTTCTCAAGGGTTAGCAACCCTTTTTTTGGTTTCAAGAGCAAGGGAATTTATTCATTTAAAGTTTTATGTTGATGAAAGGGTTATGCTAATTTTAAATCACTTTTTCTATCTTTCTGCTTTATATGGTGTTTTTCATCTTTATATTCTTGTTGACAGAGTTTTTGGTTCTCTTACAGGAGAGAAGGGGGTTTCTGCCTTAACTTATGGTTTAATGGTTGCAACAGTGCCTCGCAATGTAGTTAAGCTTGAGCACATGGCAATAACCGCTTTATCTGAAGTAAAGGCCTCTATAGAAAAAATAAACTTTTATATTAAGTATTCCCTTTTGATAGGTATTCCCTTTGCGTTAGGTATTTTTATTTTTGGTAAAGTAGCGGTTTCATTCATCTTTGGCTACGGAAGATTTAGCATGACGGATGTAGAACTTACAGCAGAAGCAACCAGATATTATGCCTTAAGCCTTGCTTTTATGTTTATTTGGCCTATCATGTACCGTGCCTTTCAGGTGTTAAACTGGCTAAAGCCGGTTTTTTTCGTAGCGGTTGCTGGTGTCCTTGCCAATGCCTTTTTTAATTACCTTTTTGTCGTTGTGTATCGCCTTGGGATAAAAGGAATATGCTTAGGAACTTTTTCTGCATATTTTTTTATTTGTTTATTAAGTTATTTTGTGCTATATTATAGGCAAAAAGAGGGGATCTGATGGGGACTGAAATTTTTTGTCCTATATGCGAGGAGAAAGTTTCTTTAGATAGCTTCAGGGAGGTTTATGTATCTCCCTACAACAACCAAGAATACAAGCGCTACGAGTGTCCAAACTGCGATGTTCATTGGTGGGAGCCGTTAAAGATTATCCCGGAGTTTTATGAAAGTGAAGTATTTGAAGTTTATGTGACTTTCCATGAAGGAATTAGAGAATTACCTGAACGGTGCAAACCTTTCTTTTATTTATTTCCATCACAAGTGAGAGGCAGGCTACTTGACGTGGGATGTGGCGATGGTGTGTTTTTAAAACATGCAAAGAAAGCGAGTTTTGAAGTGTGGGGAATCGATTTTGACAAAAAGTCTGTAGAAGTGGCAAGGAAAGCCTTAAACACAAACACCATCTATGCCATGAATCTTGAAGAGTTTTATGAGTACGCAAGGAAAGAAGGGCTTAAGTTTGACGTTATAACCTTCTTTGATGTTCTTGAGCATCAGGATAAGCCGAGGGAGTTTTTAAGAATGGTCAGGGAGCTCTTAAAGGAAGGAGGTTATATAGCTGGAACTGTGCCAAATAGGGAGAGGCCTTTTGCTAAAGATATTGATTGGAAGTATTTTCACGTTGATTATCCACCTCATCATTTTCTCCGTTTTTCAAAGTATTCTCTGGAAAAAGTTTTAAAGCTTTCTGGGTTTTCGGAGGTAAGCGTAAGAAGGCTGGATTTTACTTTTAAGGACTTGATTCTTTGTGTAGAAAGGAAGTTCTTTGGCGACTTACACGGCCTAAAGCATAAGCTTAAGGTAATGGTGCTTGGAAGCAAAAGAAGGGCAAGAGGGTATGCGGTGGAGGATTTGGACAAAGTATCTCAAAAGGTACGTGCTACAGTATTGAAGGCATTAAAGCTTGGAAGAAATTTGGCTCTTTTACCTTTTGCTCTCTTATACTTGGGAAAGCTTAAAGGGAATAAAGGGAATGGAAGTCATCTTTATTTTCAGGCTAAAGATTAAAAAGTCAGGAGAAAGCTAATGTTTTTAATACCACATTTATGGAGCGGAGGAGCAGAGAGAGTTTTAAAAAATCTTACAGATGGACTTAGGGATTACGAAAATTACATAGTTCTATTTGAAAATGTTGTTAAGTATAATGTAAATGGAGAATTAGTAATTCTAAATAGTCTAGCATCAAAAAATCTTGTCAAAAAACTTATCAATCTTCCCATTAGATACTACAAAATAAGAAAGCTAAAAAAGGAAATAAAACCATATGCAGTAGTGAGCCTGCTTGAGCCTGCCAACTTTTACAACGCCATAACTAAACTCAAAAACCAAAAAGTAATATTATCCCTACACTCAAACTATACAACCACCTTTAAAGAAGATCCTTTTTTTGGGGACAACATAACAAGAAAAATCTTATTTTTTGTCTACAAGCTTGTTTTTAAAATTTTCTACAACAAAGCAGATTACATAGTTGCAGTATCAAAAGATGTAGCTTTGGATGCGGTAAGAAGTTTTGGGATGAACTCAGAAAAAGTGGTAGTTATTTACAATCCTTATCCAATAGAAAACATAGAGGAGTTAGCAAAGGAGGATTTAGGGTGGTGGGAAAGGGTATTTGAAGGTCCAGTAATCATCACCGCTGGCAGACTAACCAAACAGAAAGGTCAGTGGTATCTCTTAAGAGTTTTTAGGCAGTTAAAAGAAACCTACAAAGATCTGAAGCTTGTCATACTTGGAGAAGGCGAGCTAAAGGAATACTTAGTAACGCTTTCGGAAGAGCTTGGACTGAGGACCTTTGTTTGGGACAGAGACAGCTTTTCTGAAGATTTTGACGTTTATTTTCTTGGCTTCCAAAAAAACCCTTTTAAGTTTATTGCAAGGTCAAAGCTTTTTGTCTTTCCATCACTTTGGGAGGGTTTTCCTAACGCTTTGGTTGAAGCCATGGCTTGTGGTGTGCCTGTTGTTTCTTCTGATTGTAGGAGTGGTCCAAGGGAGATACTGGCACCCAACACTGATGTGGAGTATCAGACTGAAAAGCCAGAGTTTGCAGAGTATGGTGTGCTTATGCCTGTTTTTGATGTAAAATTTAAATCAGCAAAGGAGCCGTTGGAAGAAAAGGAAAGGATGTGGGTGGAAATTTTAGAAAAGCTGATAAAGGATGAGGAGCTTAGAAAAGCTTATTCAATCAAGGGGAAACAAAGAGCTGAAGATTTCAGCTTGGAGAAAATTGTGGAAGAATGGAAAAGATTGATAGAAGGTGTTTGAAATACCGTAAATGTGTCGCATAGTTGGCTTCTTAGACCTTAACTATAAGCAAGATTATCTAATGGATAAAATCATTCTAAATATGCGAGATACGCTCACTCACGGTGGTCCAGACGATGCAGGTGTTTATTTAGATAAAGACATACCTTTAGCCTTTGGACACAGGAGACTTTCCATTTTGGACCTTAGCCCTCTTGGACGCCAACCTATGGAGTTTGAAAATCTGGTGATTACATACAATGGAGAGGTGTATAACTTCAGGGAAATAAGGCAAGAGCTTGAAGGAGAAGGTTACAAGTTTTTCTCAAGTTCAGATACTGAAGTAATCTTGAAGGCTTTTCACAGATGGGGTATGCAAGCGGTTCAAAAGTTTAGAGGAATGTTTGCTTTTGCCCTGTGGGACAAAGAAAAGAAAGAGCTTATTCTTTGTAGAGACAGGGTTGGTGTTAAGCCTCTTTTTTACTATTACAAAAATGGCCTGTTTATGTTTGCCTCTGAGCTTAAGGCATTTCATAAACACCCAAAGTTTGAAAAGGAGATAGACCCTATAGGTCTGTCGCTTTATTTACAGTATGGCTACATTCCTGCACCATACACTATATTTAAAAATACCTTCAAACTAAAACCTGCCCATTTTTTGATCGTAAAACCAAATGGAGAGATAGAAGAGTTTCCTTTCTGGCGCATTGAAACTTTTTTTGAAGAGGGGAAATCTAAAAAAGATATTTGGCTAAAGAAGGGAGAAGATGAACTTGCCCAAGAGCTTGAAGACATTCTTATGGAGAGCTTTAAGCTTAGGCTTGTGTCTGATGTGCCAGTGGGAATGTTTCTCAGCGGTGGCATAGACTCCTCTACCGTTTGTGCCCTTTTGGCAAAGGAAGGAATAAGGCTAAAGACATTCACCATAGGATTTTACGAGAAGGAATACAACGAGGCAGAATA is a genomic window containing:
- a CDS encoding AIR synthase-related protein, whose amino-acid sequence is MIYSKLMKAVRIEVAIKPEIKDVFGLKVQKKIFTDLNLKVEKVTFIKVYLIEGDFSFELLERFAQSALCDPVIQVYTLAQPIALNLGVDFDWALEIGYRPGVTDNEGKTAEEALSYLLERPLDPQKEGVYFAKQFLIKGSLSKDDVEKIAKELLANELIERWFILNKKEFLEKNGFSYPVPRVTEYFPPVVERFNLKTLSDEELLKLSKERLLALNLEEMRKIQEFFSNPGFIKARKAVGLSEEITDVELESLAQTWSEHCKHKIFNAKIFYKDLETGEEKEIDSLFKTYIKASTEEIRREKGEKDFCLSVFVDNAGVIKLDEKWALAFKVETHNSPSALDPYGGALTGIVGVNRDPLGTGMGAKLIFNTDVFCFAPPNWNKPLPPRILHPKRIFEGVREGVEHGGNQSGIPTINGSIVFDPRYLGKPLVYCGTGGLLPFYLKDKPSWKKKANPNDLVVMIGGKIGKDGIHGATFSSEALHEGSPATAVQIGDPITQKKMVDFILKAREENLYTSITDNGAGGLSSSVGEMAKESGGAEIDLAKAPLKYPGLRPWEILVSESQERMTLAVPPDKIRRFLELAEKMGVLATVLGKFTDSGYFHVKYQDQTVAYLPLEFLHEGVPQLKLFAEWKTPSYPEKLDFEPPKDYGDILKNLLSSYNICSKEYVVRQYDHEVQGGSVIKPLVGAENDGPSDAAVLRYDLTSERGIVVSHGICPKFSDYDTYWMVANAIDEAIRNAVCVGADLEHMAGLDNFCWCDPVEGEKNPDGRYKLAQLVRANMALYDFTKAYGVPCISGKDSMKNDYLMGLGLNPNEPNPYGVGTILPDGSLKISIPPTLLFSVVAVIPKVTFAQTMEVKAPGDLVYLLGLTKEELAGSEYLNLVGIKGGFVPKPDAFINKKLYLRLRNAIYAGLVSSAHDVSDGGLAVCLAEKAFSGGFGIIVDLTAVAYQGEKREDFILFSESPGRIVVTVKKEKAQDFEALMQGLPFSLIGETTEEPYLMIKGFGEKVLIREPLKELKEAWQKPFKDW
- a CDS encoding zinc ribbon domain-containing protein — encoded protein: MPIYEFKCEECGEVFEELVLGSTEEIRCKKCKSPKVTKLMSQVAFKTGSKFVSSAGSACSTCKSGKCSSCG
- the hemC gene encoding hydroxymethylbilane synthase, with amino-acid sequence MEIRVGTRGSKLALAQTEWVIARLKKVFPDLTFEKVIIKTTGDKILDAPLSKIGGKGLFVKEIEEALLRGEIDLAVHSLKDVPSFLAEGLEISCIPERESPFDVWVSDYAFSELPPNSKVGTSSLRRMTQLKKLRKDLEILPLRGNVDTRLRKWREGQYAGIVLAEAGLKRLSLSIEYTRFTIDELIPAVGQGALAIETRKDDLKIKTFLSALHHKPTEICIRAERAFLKTLEGGCQVPLGAYAWLEGDELFMVGFISDLEGERFYKYKEKGDPQNPEALGERLAKHLLSLGGDKILAEIYQGI
- the cobA gene encoding uroporphyrinogen-III C-methyltransferase yields the protein MTQGKVYLVGAGPGDPQLFTLKGKKLLEQADVVVYDYLANPKLLSFCKEGVEKIYVGKKGGDHTLPQEEINRLLVEKAKEGKIVVRLKGGDPFLFGRGGEELEELFKEGIPFEVVPGVTSAIAVPAYAGIPVTHRNYTSTLAIITGHEAEGKPESKIDFKALARLGTLVFLMGVKNLPYIVENLIKEGKDPKTPVALIQWGTLPKQKVATGCLENIVEEAERVGIKPPAIIVVGEVVKLRSQFSWFEKKPLLGKRIAVTRTREQASKLTSLLEELGSEVVELPLIKVEPIYELSFLERLNLYDWLVLTSENGVRFFIKALLESGKDLRALKDIKIAVIGKATAEALEKWGIRPDLMPEKNYTQEGLLEAFSKVDLKGKKVLLARAKEARDVLPQGLEKFGALVDVIPLYQTVLPEETRDIFKQEIKHGIEVITFTSSSTVKNFFKLLSELNQPVDLKNVIFASIGPITSQELINHGIIPQIEAKEYTIKGLVEALLSYFKS
- the tyrS gene encoding tyrosine--tRNA ligase — translated: MKEEIKKALDLIKRGTVDLIEEEELIKKLERSYKEGKPLKIKAGFDPTAPDLHLGHTVLLRKMKQFQDLGHEVYFLIGDFTAMIGDPTGRSETRPPLTKEQVLENAKTYKEQVFKILDPEKTKIVFNSQWLAKMNAEDMIRLCAKYTVARILEREDFKKRFESGLPISIHELIYPLFQAYDSVALEADVELGGTDQLFNLLIGRDIQREYGQEPQVILTLPILEGLDGVQKMSKSLGNYVGIMEPPQEMFGKLMSIPDELMWKYYLLLTEFSEEEIEKMKTSVEKGDLHPKEAKKRLASYIVSQFHSKEAALKAEEEFERVFSRKELPTEVPTINIPAGKIWVPGLLKDQGLVKSNSEARRLIAQKAIDLNKEVLTQEEIELSPGEYVFRVGKKKFLKVVVI
- a CDS encoding lipid II flippase MurJ, with product MKSKIKQILSEIFVLNTKPESIRYALIRSSFLNLFARFAGYLKHLAIAILLGFSYQTDAVFMALSLLGIFLIFADVFDSIGVPNLVEARLQGEEAFKKLSALLLTFTLILASFLSLLSIVLFPLIKQIPIGFSKEAKDYLEVSYFFLLPYLFLNFIFHHFGAILRSLRRFTEYFLGELIFSVSSFILTALGLYFFRDFRVIPISFSISQGLATLFLVSRAREFIHLKFYVDERVMLILNHFFYLSALYGVFHLYILVDRVFGSLTGEKGVSALTYGLMVATVPRNVVKLEHMAITALSEVKASIEKINFYIKYSLLIGIPFALGIFIFGKVAVSFIFGYGRFSMTDVELTAEATRYYALSLAFMFIWPIMYRAFQVLNWLKPVFFVAVAGVLANAFFNYLFVVVYRLGIKGICLGTFSAYFFICLLSYFVLYYRQKEGI
- a CDS encoding bifunctional 2-polyprenyl-6-hydroxyphenol methylase/3-demethylubiquinol 3-O-methyltransferase UbiG: MGTEIFCPICEEKVSLDSFREVYVSPYNNQEYKRYECPNCDVHWWEPLKIIPEFYESEVFEVYVTFHEGIRELPERCKPFFYLFPSQVRGRLLDVGCGDGVFLKHAKKASFEVWGIDFDKKSVEVARKALNTNTIYAMNLEEFYEYARKEGLKFDVITFFDVLEHQDKPREFLRMVRELLKEGGYIAGTVPNRERPFAKDIDWKYFHVDYPPHHFLRFSKYSLEKVLKLSGFSEVSVRRLDFTFKDLILCVERKFFGDLHGLKHKLKVMVLGSKRRARGYAVEDLDKVSQKVRATVLKALKLGRNLALLPFALLYLGKLKGNKGNGSHLYFQAKD
- a CDS encoding glycosyltransferase, with product MFLIPHLWSGGAERVLKNLTDGLRDYENYIVLFENVVKYNVNGELVILNSLASKNLVKKLINLPIRYYKIRKLKKEIKPYAVVSLLEPANFYNAITKLKNQKVILSLHSNYTTTFKEDPFFGDNITRKILFFVYKLVFKIFYNKADYIVAVSKDVALDAVRSFGMNSEKVVVIYNPYPIENIEELAKEDLGWWERVFEGPVIITAGRLTKQKGQWYLLRVFRQLKETYKDLKLVILGEGELKEYLVTLSEELGLRTFVWDRDSFSEDFDVYFLGFQKNPFKFIARSKLFVFPSLWEGFPNALVEAMACGVPVVSSDCRSGPREILAPNTDVEYQTEKPEFAEYGVLMPVFDVKFKSAKEPLEEKERMWVEILEKLIKDEELRKAYSIKGKQRAEDFSLEKIVEEWKRLIEGV